The sequence CTGTTCACCTTAAAGCCGGATGCAGTGGTAAATACACATCTCATCACTCGTGCAAGACACTCAAGCAACAAGGCAGAGTTCTTAACAGTTGGCTTAAGCAGCTAGAATCTAGTGACGAATCGTATGTATTACTTGGTGACTTCAACCACAACCTCGCTTATTCGGGCGACTGGCTCTGGACAATACTCACCAAAGACCTCAATACTGTGCCTAGGCTTACAACGAAGTCAACCAAAGCCGAATGTAAAGTACGTTCTAATCGCACCCCCAACAAGACCCATCAGTTTCGGTCGTTAATCGACCATATTGTCGTCAGTCCCAACTTACGCAGCAGTCCGGCCAGACAAGACGTCATGCCGACCAAAAGTGTTCTCAACTACCAGATGAGCGATCATTGCCCTATTTCATTGATACTGTATAAATAAATAGACATCAGTAAAGATGGCTAAGCTTAGAAGCACAAGAATTATCTGACTTTGTAATCATTGTTGTCGATGCCTCATCGCTTAAATAGGATTATTCCTTTAGACCAAGCTTTAACAACCATCTTCGTGGTGGGCAAAAACCTGTGAAACCACTTTGAATCAGGTTGAAACCGATGAACACCGTAAACCAGACAAAATAGTGACTGACGTAGATGGTAAGAAATAGCGAAATCAAAATCATTGTTCCTGCGAGAATTCGGATACCATTTTCCACTTTCATAATCAACTCCTTAATAAGCCATATCTAATGTAACATTTAAAAATAAAGCCCCGCACCCAAAGCGGGGCCTTCTAGTGAAGGGAGTGTTTTAGACCGTTGCTGTCACAATCCCACGCTTTAGCGCTACGTAATATAAAATTGGGATAACCAATAGCGTCAATACTGTCGATACGAAGATACCGAATATCAAACTGATCGCGAGTCCATTGAAGATAGGGTCATCTAGGATAAAGACAGCGCCAATCATCGCAGCCAGTGCGGTAAGCATAATTGGTTTGGCACGGACGATAGCCGATTCAATCACTGCCTCGCCCAATTCCATTCCATCTCTTAACTGATGATTAATAAAATCAACCAACAGTATCGAGTTTCGAACGATAATACCGGCGAGCGCTATCATGCCTATCATCGATGTCGCTGTGAACTGAGCTCCCAATAGCGCATGACCCGGCATAACCCCAATGATGGTCAATGGAATCGGTGCCATGATAATGAGTGGCACTAAGTACGATTTGAACTGCGCGACCACTAACAGATATATCAGTATCATGCCAACTGCATAGGCAATACCCATGTCGCGAAATGTCTCGTAAGTAATCGTCCATTCACCATCCCAGAAGATCTCGATTCCTTTAAGCCCCGATGGTTGGTCAACAAAGTACTGCTCGGCATTCAGTCCATTGTCCGCTAGGCTCGATGAAATATCGGCCATGCCATAAAGAGGACTATCTAAATCGCCAGTCATATCACCGACAACCATGATCATTGGAACAAGGTTTTTATGAACGATGTAATTATCCATCGCTTGCTCTCTTACCTTAATCAAATCCGCAAGAATATACTGCGTACCCGAAGCAGAGTTTATCTTCATATTCATCACCTGATCCAAACGCACCTTGGCACTCTCTTTGGCCTGGATTTGGATTGGGATCGGATATTTGCTCTGCTCACTATGCAAATAGCTCACCGGCTTACCACCTACCGCCGTCGCGAGTGAATCGACTATCGATGAGTAAGCCACGCCCAAGCGAGAGGCTTTACTGCGATCAATCACTACCTGCCATTTTTGATGTGCTTCTGGTAAGTAGAGATCGACATCCACAATGTCATCCGTCTCACGGAAAATCTCTCTAAGTTTCAACGCGGCTTGTTCACGAACTTCCTGAGTCGGCCCGTACACCTCTGCCAGAATTGGCGACCAAACTGGTGAGCCAGGTGGCACTTCAACTACCTTAACTTTGCCGCCAAATTTCTGTGCGATCTCTACAAGCTTTGGTCTCACTGCGACAGCGATCTCATGGCTCGAACGATCACGCTCTGACTTATCCACCAAGTTAACTTGGATATCCCCTTTTTCTGGTGCTTGGCGCATGAAGTAGTGACGCACTAAGCCATTAAAGTTAATCGGCGCCGCAGTACCTGCATAGATCTGGTAGTCACTGACTTCTTCGACGTCATTCAAAGCATTACTAAGCTCAAACAACACGCGCTGCGTGCGCTCTAGTGAGTTGCCTTCAGGCATATCCAATATCACTTGGAACTCAGATTTATTGTCAAACGGCAGCATTTTCATGACCACGAGTTGCTGAACCGGCAGCCACATTGACACGGCAATCGCCACCAATACGCCCACACCTAACAACATGCGATTGCGTTTTTGTACTCGACTCACGACAAACGGTGACATCACCTTTTTAAAGAAAACCGATTGTTTACTGCTGACTGCTTCTTCGTGGGCATTGCCCTCTTTAAGCAGAATGCGCGCTAACCAAGGTGTTAACACAAACGCGATAATCAGCGAGATCAACATCCCCATCGAGGCATTGATCGGGATTGGGCTCATATACGGCCCCATTAACCCCGATACAAAGGCCATCGGTAACAAAGCTGCGATAACGGTTAATGTCGCCAATATAGTAGGACCACCTACCTCATCAACGGCGCCCGGAATCAGCTCTGCCAGTTTCTGTTTACCTTTCACCATATGACGGTGAATATTTTCCACCACCACAATGGCGTCATCGACCAAAATACCGATAGAGAAAATAAGCGCG is a genomic window of Vibrio sp. CB1-14 containing:
- a CDS encoding YgaP family membrane protein; protein product: MKVENGIRILAGTMILISLFLTIYVSHYFVWFTVFIGFNLIQSGFTGFCPPRRWLLKLGLKE
- a CDS encoding efflux RND transporter permease subunit, with the protein product MSHDTENDKMGISGRIAAAFQSSAMTPLLALVALLLGLMAIAVTPKEEEPQIDVTFADVYIPFPGASPREVESLVTNPAEQIISEINGIDKIYSFSQPGGAMIVAIFEVGIPRNEAVVKIYNKLYSNNDWMPANMGVGQPIIKPRGIEDVPIVNVTLSPKSDSATLQEITSVAHGLETELKRIPGTRDIYTVGRQPTIVDVRLDPAKMSGYGVTIDSLNQMLPDANSASPMLSLTQDNQSIPLQIGEFLTNVDEVKQLVVGLHDGQPVYLADIAEINLGTDTPTQVVWTSDKSDIKPAVTIAIAKKSGENAVDVAKAVDERIGQLESTLIPDTIQVDVTRDYGQTAADKANTLIGKLAFATGAVVLLVLVTMGVREAVVVGVAVIITLLLTLFASWAWGFTLNRVSLFALIFSIGILVDDAIVVVENIHRHMVKGKQKLAELIPGAVDEVGGPTILATLTVIAALLPMAFVSGLMGPYMSPIPINASMGMLISLIIAFVLTPWLARILLKEGNAHEEAVSSKQSVFFKKVMSPFVVSRVQKRNRMLLGVGVLVAIAVSMWLPVQQLVVMKMLPFDNKSEFQVILDMPEGNSLERTQRVLFELSNALNDVEEVSDYQIYAGTAAPINFNGLVRHYFMRQAPEKGDIQVNLVDKSERDRSSHEIAVAVRPKLVEIAQKFGGKVKVVEVPPGSPVWSPILAEVYGPTQEVREQAALKLREIFRETDDIVDVDLYLPEAHQKWQVVIDRSKASRLGVAYSSIVDSLATAVGGKPVSYLHSEQSKYPIPIQIQAKESAKVRLDQVMNMKINSASGTQYILADLIKVREQAMDNYIVHKNLVPMIMVVGDMTGDLDSPLYGMADISSSLADNGLNAEQYFVDQPSGLKGIEIFWDGEWTITYETFRDMGIAYAVGMILIYLLVVAQFKSYLVPLIIMAPIPLTIIGVMPGHALLGAQFTATSMIGMIALAGIIVRNSILLVDFINHQLRDGMELGEAVIESAIVRAKPIMLTALAAMIGAVFILDDPIFNGLAISLIFGIFVSTVLTLLVIPILYYVALKRGIVTATV